Part of the Nitrosophilus alvini genome, TTTTTCTTTATAGAGCATTTCAGGATATTTCATATCGGCACTCATAAAAAGTTCAAAGGGCGCACCGTGTTTTATCTGAGCTGTCAGTTTACCGCTACTGCCCAGAGTTACCTGTACTTTCGTTTTTGGATGAGTTTTTGCAAATTCCGCCTTCAGCTCATCAATTGCATAGCTTACATTGGCGGCAACGGCGATATTGATTTTGCCTGCAATTAGAGAATTTGCAATAAAAAGAAGTGCTGCAAAAAACTTTTTCACGCCTTCCCCTTAAAATATATAGTTGATCTCAAATCTAGCATCCAGACTGTCGGCATCAGGCTTTTTGGTATCGTTGTATCCAAGTCTCAAGCGCCATTGCAGATTTACCATTCCAGGCAGATTTTGCACAAAACCTGCATAATAGTAGTTTTCGTCATAGTATCCTTTCTTCTCATCCGCATCAGTGTGAAGGAAAGAAAATTGCGTAAAAATTTTCTTGTAAATTCCTTTGGAATTTGCATTTCTGACCAGTTCAATTCGGTAGCTTTTGGTATTTGCCTGCCAGTTGTAGCGAGCCATGGAGCGGGTATAGCCTGATGTGGGGAATCCTCGCCATGGTGTGATGAGATCGGCTTCGTCAAATACATGAGTATAACCAATGTTTAGTTTATAGTTTTGATATCTGGTTACCAAGCGAGCCGCTATCATCTGCGAATCGAGCGAATCAGCCTCTTTGTAGCCGCCGGCAGCACCGGTTTTGCCTGCAAGTGAGCCGTTGTAGGCAGCACCGCCGATTTTCCCGGCTCCCTTATCAAACTGTTTTATGTAGCGCACCCCCGGAGTCAGCGAGTATGTTCCCATATCTATTTTGTAGTTCGCCTCGGCCATAACTTCCGATATCAGTTCAGGTACGGTGTAAAAGGAGGCGTTTAGTTTTAGATTTTCAAATGTTTTGTTATGTATATCACCTGTTATCAGAGGTGCCTGCGTATCGACTCCGGCGACTTTAAGCCTGCTGTAGGTCAGCCCTTTGTGCATAGCCGAATCATCGTTTTGGCTCCACTCAGGATGCTGTAAAGAGGTCAGATTGCTGTCGCCGTACATCAGCAGAGAGTGGGTTTTGGTGTGATCGCGCAGTTTCTGTTTTGTTAGATATGCCAGACGGACTGTACTATCCGGGATGGCTTTTGTATCGATAACAATCCCGTCAAAAGTGTTTGGTATCATTTTGGTATCATTTGATTTGGTATAGAAGGTTTCAACCAATTGGCGGCCTATTTTTAGCTCAGTTTTTGATATACCTGTGTAGCGGATATATGCTTCGCCGAGCAGTGCCATCGACTTTTTGCCGCTGTTTATATAATCAAAACGGCTAAATAGGTCTTTTCCTGCTTTGAGTCTTTCTGCCGGGTTTTTTTCAGCATCGAAATATGCCTTGGAATAGTATAGGCCGGTTGTAAAATCGATATCGGCAAATGATGCACTCTTAAAGATAAGAGAACCGCCAACACCTGTAATAAAATGAGAGTCCTGGTTTTCTGTTTCCTTTTCCCATTTATAATAAAATGTATTTGAACGCAAGCGTCCGTAAAACATTCCTTCAGTGAACATTTGAGCGATATTATCCGCAATGCCCGGAGTTTTGTAGTAAATAAGCTGACCGTTTGTTTTAAGTGCTCGTTTGGGCAGATCTTGGGCATATAAAGCATCACTTTGCAGTGCAAGAAGAGCGGCTGCGGCAATGCTGATATATTTAAGACTGCTTCTCATCCTTCTTCCTTTTAAAGTTTGTCGTTATTATAGTTATATAATTTGATATATAACGCTATTTATAAAAAAATATCAATAGATTCCAATGATAATGCTACTTGCTTTGCAAAAAGCGACTACATCCATTTTTTCTTTGAGTCCCAGTTCATCAAGCGCTGCATTGGTCAAACCGGCACATATTGTATTGCCCCCTCTGAGGGCTACAATCACTTCGGCATTGACGCTGCCTCTGCTTATACGTTCAACTCTGCCTGCAAAGCGATTTTCTACGCCGAGTTTTATATCGGGGTCCGTGCTGAGCATAACCGCATTGGCTTTGAAAAGTGCGGTAACTTGCGAATCGATAGAGATGTCAAGATCTCTGAGCGAGTCGTTGGTGATCGTAGCGGTTACCGTGTCGTTACCTTGCAGCTGCAAAACCACTTCACTGTTTACAGCGCCTTTGTGGATTTTGATGACTTTTCCGGATAGTTGATTGCGTGCGCTTACGCGCATAGCCATATTTTTAAGCAGGCGCAAATGTCCATCCTTTTCATTTATTCGAAGCGACAGATTGTGCAAAAAACGTCTATGCTCTTCCTGGAGTACTTTATACGTTTCGACAACCTCTTTGCCATAGGGAGTCAGCACCGTCCCGCCGCCGCCTTTGCCGCCTGTGACACGTTCAACCAAAGGCTTTTCGGATAGGTTGTTCATAGCATCCACCGCATCCCAGGCAGCCTTGTAGCTCATCCCCATGGCTTTTGCTGCTTTGCTGATAGAGCCAGTCCTCTCTATCTGCTCAAGCAGTTCTATACGCCCTTTACCCAGGAAACTATGTTCTGATCTGCCAAGCCAAAGGCGTCCGTCAAGACTGTTTTTCATACTGCTCCGATACAGTGTTCTTCTTTATCGTAATATACAGAAAAATATAACGAAATGTCAATAAAATGTATAAGTTTATAACATATAACACCCCTACTCTTTTTTTTAAGATTGCAGATGTATTTGAATTTATGCAAATATAAGTATAAGTCAAATATTGTAATTACTGTCGTAAAATTCACGATAATTGGTTATAATTGCTTATAATGTAGTAGAATTAAGGAATAGGATAGTTAAGTAATAAGGTAGAAGGTGGACTACTTTTATCCTGAAGAGTATTCACATCCCGGGGATACTCAATATAATTAGTGTTGAATGATTGGATGAAATATAACGAAGATGCCAGAGCCAAACTCCCTGCTATTATACACCTTCTTATCAGACTTGAATATGACTACCTTTCCCTTAAAAATGATACATGGGATGAACGGACAACTTAAGGTAGCAGATATAGAGGATATGGCAGAAGAACTGATGGCAGTAGAACCATCAGTGGGTATGGGAGCTAAGAGTGAATCAAGACATTATCAATGCTTTACCAAAAATCTTAAGAAGACTTTCAAATGGTGAGACTCTCAATATACCTGCATTGAGTGAAGAGTTAGGTATACCTCAAAAAACGATTCAGGATAACTTCAAAAAGTACTTGACTCCCATAGAAAATGCCGAAGTACATTTCGACAAAAGCGTTCAGGGATGGGTGGCGCGACAAGGCTTTTTATCTGAAACTCTTTTGAGTGAATATGAGATTATTACTATGCAGCTACTGGAGCATAGCTCCAAAAAATATGGCCGACAGTTTGCTCTTGCCACCCAAAGGCTTTTTAACCGCTTTAAACGCAGAGCATCACTTGTAATATTCAAAAAAACCAAGATGGAACAAATAGGCAGAGACGATGAAAGTAAACTTGCAATCATCAAAACAGCCATAGTACAAAAACGAGTGCTTCATTGTAAATATAATGGAAAAGACAGGGTAGTATATCCGCTTAAAATTGTGATGCTTGAAGGGTATTGGTATCTTTTTTTATGGGATACTGAAAACAATGAAGTGCGGAAATATCATCTTAAAAGCATTCAAGCTCTCGACCTTCAAAATGAAATATTCACAACTCCCGAGAATAGAGTGATAGATCATCTCGACAATGCAATCAACGCCTACTTCAAAGATGGAGAACTGATACCGGTTAAGCTTATAGTGCATAAGAAAATAAGCAAATACTTCAAAAGGCAACCCCTTTCTGGTTCGCAGTCTATCACACAGTATCCATACAATGAAAACTATGAATATCTCAATATATGGGTTACTGACGAGATGGAAATTATCCCT contains:
- a CDS encoding OprD family outer membrane porin; its protein translation is MRSSLKYISIAAAALLALQSDALYAQDLPKRALKTNGQLIYYKTPGIADNIAQMFTEGMFYGRLRSNTFYYKWEKETENQDSHFITGVGGSLIFKSASFADIDFTTGLYYSKAYFDAEKNPAERLKAGKDLFSRFDYINSGKKSMALLGEAYIRYTGISKTELKIGRQLVETFYTKSNDTKMIPNTFDGIVIDTKAIPDSTVRLAYLTKQKLRDHTKTHSLLMYGDSNLTSLQHPEWSQNDDSAMHKGLTYSRLKVAGVDTQAPLITGDIHNKTFENLKLNASFYTVPELISEVMAEANYKIDMGTYSLTPGVRYIKQFDKGAGKIGGAAYNGSLAGKTGAAGGYKEADSLDSQMIAARLVTRYQNYKLNIGYTHVFDEADLITPWRGFPTSGYTRSMARYNWQANTKSYRIELVRNANSKGIYKKIFTQFSFLHTDADEKKGYYDENYYYAGFVQNLPGMVNLQWRLRLGYNDTKKPDADSLDARFEINYIF
- a CDS encoding TOBE domain-containing protein; protein product: MKNSLDGRLWLGRSEHSFLGKGRIELLEQIERTGSISKAAKAMGMSYKAAWDAVDAMNNLSEKPLVERVTGGKGGGGTVLTPYGKEVVETYKVLQEEHRRFLHNLSLRINEKDGHLRLLKNMAMRVSARNQLSGKVIKIHKGAVNSEVVLQLQGNDTVTATITNDSLRDLDISIDSQVTALFKANAVMLSTDPDIKLGVENRFAGRVERISRGSVNAEVIVALRGGNTICAGLTNAALDELGLKEKMDVVAFCKASSIIIGIY
- a CDS encoding helix-turn-helix transcriptional regulator produces the protein MNQDIINALPKILRRLSNGETLNIPALSEELGIPQKTIQDNFKKYLTPIENAEVHFDKSVQGWVARQGFLSETLLSEYEIITMQLLEHSSKKYGRQFALATQRLFNRFKRRASLVIFKKTKMEQIGRDDESKLAIIKTAIVQKRVLHCKYNGKDRVVYPLKIVMLEGYWYLFLWDTENNEVRKYHLKSIQALDLQNEIFTTPENRVIDHLDNAINAYFKDGELIPVKLIVHKKISKYFKRQPLSGSQSITQYPYNENYEYLNIWVTDEMEIIPTIQQYLPYIKVESPDSLCQQIEKNIQNYSNFDFQE